In Montipora capricornis isolate CH-2021 chromosome 4, ASM3666992v2, whole genome shotgun sequence, a single genomic region encodes these proteins:
- the LOC138045858 gene encoding orexin receptor type 2-like gives MSSKNGSSVLNGTKMSVPFSDNVPLSSLDKVIPLSVVLGVLFLVSVIGNALVCIVIIKRKDMRGVTNLLLFNMALSDLLSTVFFIPWAIAKEISPISWPLGDFMCRAPPVIASVSVSVSVYSMLALAVERYQAVVSPFNFRASRDSHRRAFLLMIGIWLVGCAIAIPQAVVITTLEIPPVTYCLEDWSGSGGEDGSRAYIVVIFVVLLAIPLVVICGSYSVIMRKLWQPDNFMATQSKSQDIRFEEQGSPNKLKIHGANMKRKTTYMLITVIVVFIISMLPFQILVLVAHFRLDLVRSEAFFISAKVAVVLATCSMASNPFIYSFFSEKFRRAFADVFKCR, from the exons ATGTCGAGTAAAAACGGCTCGAGTGTGTTGAACGGAACGAAAATGTCAGTGCCTTTCAGTGATAATGTTCCTCTTTCTTCTTTGGATAAAGTCATCCCACTCTCTGTTGTCCTTGGCGTACTATTTCTCGTCTCTGTGATAG GTAATGCACTAGTCTGTATCGTCATCATCAAGAGAAAAGACATGCGCGGTGTCACAAACCTGTTGCTTTTCAACATGGCTCTGTCGGACTTACTATCCACCGTGTTTTTCATACCCTGGGCTATTGCCAAGGAGATCTCTCCTATCTCTTGGCCCCTAGGAGATTTCATGTGTCGAGCACCGCCTGTGATTGCATCAGTGTCGGTGTCAGTGTCTGTTTACTCGATGCTAGCATTGGCAGTAGAAAG ATATCAAGCAGTTGTGAGCCCTTTCAACTTCCGTGCCTCCAGGGATTCCCACCGGAGAGCATTCCTCTTGATGATTGGAATTTGGTTGGTAGGCTGTGCTATCGCAATTCCGCAGGCAGTGGTGATAACCACTTTAGAAATCCCACCCGTTACCTACTGTTTGGAAGACTGGAGCGGAAGCGGTGGTGAAGATGGAAGTCGTGCCtatattgttgttatttttgtggttttgctCGCTATCCCATTGGTTGTAATCTGCGGAAGTTATTCTGTTATTATGCGAAAACTTTGGCAGCCTGACAATTTTATGGCCACTCAAAGTAAGTCACAGGACATCCGTTTCGAAGAGCAAGGGTCACCAAATAAGCTTAAGATTCACGGAGCAAACATGAAGCGAAAGACAACCTATATGCTCATTACTGTTATAGTAGTATTTATAATATCTATGCTACCGTTTCAAATATTGGTTCTTGTAGCTCACTTTCGCCTAGATTTGGTCCGTTCAGAGGCGTTTTTTATTTCGGCAAAAGTAGCAGTGGTGCTTGCCACTTGCTCCATGGCCTCCAATCCTTTCATCTACAGCTTTTTCAGTGAGAAGTTTCGCAGGGCGTTTGCTGACGTGTTCAAATGTCGATGA